AATTGCGGGAAACAGAAAAGGCGGCGGATCGTCCGTGATTCAGCTGCCGGAAGTGAGGCGCACCGCGAGGGCCACGGCGGCGTTGAGGCTGGAGGGATCGGCGGTGCCGCGCCCCGCGATGTCGTAGGCGGTGCCGTGGTCGACGGTGGTCCGGATGAAGGGGAGTCCGAGCGTCAGGCCCGCCGCCTTGCCGAAGGCCGCGACTTTCACCGGGATCGTCGCCTGGTCATGGTACAGCGCCACCACCAGGTTGAACTCCTTGCGCGCGGCCCGCAGGTACAAGGTGTCGGCGGGGTAAGGTCCCCAGACATCGAGTCCCTCCTCGCGGCACTTCTCGATGGCCGGTACGATCTCCTTCTCTTCCTCCTCGCCGAACAGCGAGTCCTCGCCGGCATGGGGATTGAGCCCCGCGACGCCGATGCGCGGCTCGTCGCGGAACAGACGGCGGTACTCGGTCCCCGCGAAGTGGATCAGCCCCGCCAGCCGGTCGCGCGTCACCAGCTCCAGAGCGCTGCGCAGCGAGACGTGGTGGCTGAGGACCACCACCCGGAAGGCGGGCGTGACGAACATCATTCCCACCTGGGGCGAGTCGGTGAGGCGCGCAAGAATCTCGGTGTGCCCGGTCGAGCCGATCCCCGCCTCGAACAGCGCCTTCTTGCTGATCGGCCCGGTCACGATGCCGGCCACCTTGCGCTCCCAGGCCAGCGATACGGCTTTCTTGATCGAGGCCATGGCGGCGTTTCCCGAGGCGGCGCTGGGGAAGCCCATCGGAATCGCCTCCGGGGGCTCGCCGAGATCCATCAGGAACGGCCCCGCCCCTTCGAGCGCGGCGCGCCCGTCCCAGACCTGCAGGCTCTGAGGCAGGCTGATGCGCAGGTGCGCGGCGGTGCGGCGCAGCTGCTCGGCGTCGCCCACCACCACCAGACGGCAGGAAGAGATGACGTCGAGATCG
The sequence above is a segment of the Candidatus Polarisedimenticolia bacterium genome. Coding sequences within it:
- the pdxA gene encoding 4-hydroxythreonine-4-phosphate dehydrogenase PdxA translates to MPNPTLALTIGDPAGIGPEIAAKCLADLDVISSCRLVVVGDAEQLRRTAAHLRISLPQSLQVWDGRAALEGAGPFLMDLGEPPEAIPMGFPSAASGNAAMASIKKAVSLAWERKVAGIVTGPISKKALFEAGIGSTGHTEILARLTDSPQVGMMFVTPAFRVVVLSHHVSLRSALELVTRDRLAGLIHFAGTEYRRLFRDEPRIGVAGLNPHAGEDSLFGEEEEKEIVPAIEKCREEGLDVWGPYPADTLYLRAARKEFNLVVALYHDQATIPVKVAAFGKAAGLTLGLPFIRTTVDHGTAYDIAGRGTADPSSLNAAVALAVRLTSGS